CAGTCAGTCAGGTAATCCGGGCTTCTTTGTATCCCCGTCCGGTATTGCAGGTAGTATTGAACGGGTAAGTTTCATTGAGTCCAGATTATATGCTACCGATTACTGGGCGCCATCTGAAAGAGTAAGTGCAAATCTTGGGGCACAGTTTACTCACTCCATCAACAACAATACATTTTACGAAGTAAAGGTTAGCAACTATTATTCAAGTAACAGCACGAATCCCGGTGGATTTCGCGATACTTCCGATGTTGTTAGTTTTGGAGGAGTTGGTTTTTCTGCAGCTCCATTTGGATTCTTTGATGAGACCTCATTTGGCTTAGCGTCCGGTATGCGAATGGGAGTTGGAATGAGTACCTCCCGGGATAGTAGTGAGGTTTCTGACCTGAATGTGAATTTCGCCATCACCAGCCAGGTCGATCGCTTTAACTTGATTAAGGCGGGGATTGATTTTAACAGAACAAACAGCCGGGTTAACTACGGTTCTTTTGATAAGGTGCTACCTTCAGGCCGTACCCGCTCCGTTTGGAATACAACTCCGTACCGAATAGGAGCATATGTTCAGGATAAGTTAGAGTTCCGTGGTATGATAGCTAACCTGGGGCTTCGCCTGACCTACAATGACCCGAATGTTGAGTGGTATGATTATGAGCCTTTTACTGATTTATTTTCTAGTGGAAACGCTTCCGCGCTGGACACGGCAGCTACTTCAGATGTTGATCCTCAGGTTGTACTGCAGCCACGCTTAGGGGTTTCTTTCCCAATCACCGAAAGCAGTAAGCTGTTCTTTAATTACGGACATTTCGTTCAGCTACCGGATCCAGAAAACCTGTATCTGGTCCGAGTTGAGCCTTTTACGAATACCGTAACCCGAATTGCTGCTCCGGGTAATAGTTTACCTAAAACCGTTGCTTATGAACTCGGATATGAGCAAAACTTATTCGATAATTATTTGATACGAATAAGCGGTTACTATAAAGATTTGACCAACCAGCCTATTCAGGTTTCATTTACAGGACGTGATAACAGCAACTACACGGTTAGCCGGCCATTTTCATATGAAGATATCCGCGGTATAGAATTTACTCTCAGAAAACAAAGAGGAAGATTTTTCTGGGGTGAAATTAATTACACCTATGATGTGCAAACGACTGGGTTTTTTGGAACGCTTGAAAACTATGAAAACCCATTTGAGCAACGTCAATATGAGCGCTTAACAGCTGATAATGACATAAACAGATCAACACCACGTCCTTATGCCCGCTTGCAATTGTATTTCCAGACACCATCTGATGTTGGACCTGAATTTCTTGGCGGCCACCCCTTAGGTAGCTGGCAGGTTGTGCCATTAGTTACCTGGAGGGCAGGGGATAAGTTTACTTATACAGGAGGAGGCTCAATTCCCGGTATAGTGGATAACCTGCAATACAGAGATTTCTGGGGAACCAGCCTGCGATTGACAAAACGCGTGGACCTCGGGGACGGATCTAACCTTCGATTCTTTGCTGATGTGAGTAATGTGATCAACCGAAGAAACTTCAGCATTTTCAATTCCGGCCTGATTGACGGTAACGATTACCTGGATTACATGGCTTCACTTCACCTGCCAAAAGGAAAACTTGAAGAGATAAATTTATTGAGTTCTCGTGTTCCCGGTAACGATCAACCCGGCGACTACCGTCCGGCAAGTGTTGAGTATGTACCGATTGAAGCTACCACAGATTTAGGAACCATAAGTAACCCGAACGGGCGGGCCTTGTACTACAATACCCAGGAAGGAAAGTATTACCAGTTTGAAAACGGATCTTTTGTTGAAGCAGATAAGGGCTTTGTCAATAAAGTGTTAGACGACAAAGCATATATCAATATGCCTAATCAACGGTTTTTCAATTTCCTTGATCCAAGGACGATCCGTTTTGGTGTAAGATTTTCGTTTTAAATAACAGAGCAGTAATAATTAAACAAGCGTAATGAGTAGAAAGAATTTGTATAAGAGTATCTGTGCTTCGCTACTAATAGCCTTTGGGTTGTCTGCTAATGCCTATTCGCAAGTAGAAAACAGATGGTTATCGGCGGGGTCTTTTCACAATTTTTATTCCAGTATTGGCTCTGAAATTGAAGAAGGCTTTATCAAGGAACAGCAGGGCGGATGGCAATGGCCTGCTATTTACAGAGGTCAGGATGCCCAGGCCATGAAAGCACTTTGGCTTGGAGTAACAGACTATACGGACGAAAACGGAACTACCTTCAGCAGCCGGGTAGTCCATGTGGGCCCTCGTGTAACCGGGCTTGGAGAATTTTACCCTGTGAGCATGGAAACGGTAAGTAAGTTTCAGCCACCATCAGTTACTGTAGATGGTTTGGATTCATTTTCAAAAAGTGTACAAAACGATCGTATAGATCCAAACCTGGAAGCTGACCGTGAAATACGCGTGGTTACAAACACCCTGATTGGTGTTACGGTAAAAAGAACCATCAAGCAGTTTAGCCAGCAGTACCACGATAACTATCACATTATTGAATATACCTTTGTAAACACAGGCAACACTGATGATGACCCTGAGATTGAAATGCAGGGGCAGGATATCACAGGTTTTGTACCCTACTTTCTGAACCGAATGGCACCGGTTAAAGCTTCCCGATATACCATCGGTAACGCAACAGGCTGGGGTATTAATACCATGAATGATCAGCGAGGGGACGGTGCCCGACCCGGTGAACCGGAAGACTTCAGGGCTTCTTTTGCATGGCATGGCTATTTCCCAAGTTTTGCCAATCCAAATTATGACAATATCGGAGCCCCGATTTTTGTACCAAATACCACCGGTGGTTATTTATCAGCCGATGATACCACAGGAAGGCTGGCAGCCTATCACTTTGTAGGAACCGTAACGCTGCATGCGGATGCCTCCTCAACGGATCCTACCGATGATCCAGGTCAGCCTTTTACCATGTCGTATGAGCATAATGATGATCCATTATACAGTAACAACGATGCTTTTAACGTTACTAAAATGGAAGATGAGTACGAGATGATGAATCGTGGCAGGGTTTCACCCCGACATGCCTACGTGGTAGAGCCAAGTGGTTTTGATGGTTTTGTGAACCCTTCAAACGATCCTTCTTTGGGTGAAGGTGGAGGGCAGGCTTATACCTATGGATATGGACCTTATGACATTGCATTCGGAGACAGTGTGACTATCGTCATAGCTGAAGCCTCATCAGGTATTTCACGGGAGGTAGCCAATGAAACAGGTGCCGCTTTTAAGAGAGGCGATATCACAGCTGAAGAAAAGAACAGGGTGGTTTTCCAGGGAAGAGACTCTTTGTTTCAAACATTTGAACGGGCCATTGCGAATTACGAATCCGGATATGCCATCCCCGAAGCGCCTGAGCCTCCAAGTATATTTACGGTGACCTCTGCAGGTAACGGAATTGACCTGGAATGGGAATACACCGGAAATACATCGAACCTATCAGGATTTAGAATTTACCGTGCTTCCGGCCGGTTAGACAGTACATACCGGCTGTTGTATGAAGCTGATCCGAGTGAGAATTTTATTAAAGACGGGGATGTGGATCGCGGACCTGAATATTTATTGGATCCCCCAATACGCGGGCTCGACTATTACTACTATATAGTAAGTGTCGGCAACGTGAACAACGATGGAACCGGACAAACGCCAACGAATACAGAGTTGGTCAGTAACCGATACTACATGCAAAGCTACGACCCTGCGCGCTTGCTGCGACCTGCCGGTGAAGCGATGGCGGATATACGAGTAGTTCCGAACCCCTACAGGGCCAATTCCCCCGTTGAATTGAAATTTGGAAGTGTAGCCAGTGAAGACCGGGTTGCCTTTTTTGAGGTGCCAAGCGTTTGTACTATTGAGATCTACACAGAGCTGGGAGAAAAAATAAGGACTTTGACTAACACAAATGGCAGCGGTGACATTTACTGGGATGTAAAGACCGACTACCGTCAAAGAGTAGCCAGTGGCATTTACATTGCCCGAATTATCAACGAAGATCCCAACAGTGATGAATTCGGCAGAGTAGCTACAAGAAAAATTGTAATCATACTATAGGTGTAAAAGTGAGATTAACCAAAGCAATATTCCTCTGTATTTTAGCGCTTCTTTGTACCACAGATATATACGGGCAAAAGAAAAGAGCGCAAACAAGTATGAAATTCTTAAGTGTATCGCCCTCTGCCAGAGCTTCTGCCCTATCCGGAGCCGTTACTTCGGTTGAAATGGGAGCCTACTCTGCCTTATACAACCCGGCAACCATGGCCTATATAAACGGTACGTACACCGCAAGCGTAGGTGCTGTGCAATGGATAGCGGACATCAACCACAATTCAGCTACTCTGGTTTATCAGCCGGCCGATGGTAAATTCGGAGTTATAGGGTTAAATGCTATTTCGGTTGATTACGGAGACATCCTATCCACGGCAAGGGCCGACAACGAGCAGGGCTATATTGACCTTGGTACCATCAACCCAACAGCCTTTGCAGTAGGTCTTTCTTATGCAAATGCGGTGACCGACCAGTTTTCTGTTGGTGCAAACTTCAGGTACAGTAATCAAAACTTAGGAAGTGCTGCAATTAGCACGGATGGGGCAGGGAACTACGAAACCCAATCATTTTCGGCGGGAACCGGGGTGCTGGATTTCGGAGTGCTCTATAAAACAGGGTTCAGAAGCTTAAATTTCGGAATGGCGCTCAGGAATTTCTCTCCGGAAGTAAGTTATGATGATGAAGGAGCTGAGCTGCCGCTTACGTTTAAGATTGGGGTATCCATGGATGTGCTGGACTTGACGAATCTCGACCCGGATGTTCATTCATTATTGGTAAGTATAGATGCGAATCGCCCCAGAGACTATGATGAACAACTTCTGTTCGGTCTGGAATATACGTTTATTGATCGGTTCGTACTTCGCGGAGGATATGGTTTCCCGAAAGATGAAGAGCAGCTTACTTTCGGTGCCGGTATCAAACAGCCTATCGGTCCATTAGTGCTGAGTGTTGATTACTCATATACTCAGTTCGGTGTTTTTGGAGAGGTAAACAGGTTTAGTGCTCAAATAGGATTTTAAATGACATTAGTAAGTATGAAGTTCAGAAAAATAAATCGTCTCGTATTATTAGCAGTTTTAGCTACCGGATTGATCTCCTGTAAAGAAGGCAATAGTGTGTACGATCCGGGCTATGAACCGTCAAAACCAAATCCTGTAGTAACCAATATCACTCCTGAAAACGGATATCTTGCCGGAGTGGATTCTGTTATTATAATAGGTGAAAACTTTGCCTCACATCCAGATAGCGTAATCGTAAACTTTGGAGGTTCGGCGGGCGTGGTTAAAAGTGCTACCGAAACCCGCCTAGTGGTTCGGCCGGGCACTATTTGGGGTGATAACCTGGATGTAAGAGTTGGCGTTCGTGGTGCCGAGTTTTTCAGTGAACCCTATCAATATGACCTTATTCAGCCATTTGGTTTCTATCCCGGGGTAGATGAAAGTAATACACCAACATCTCCTGTTGCAGTTGACGCTCAAAACAATATTTATACCATTATTAACACGAATGGGATTATCAGGTACACGAGAATTTCTCCCGATGGCACCATCACTACCGACATGACAAGATATCCCGGTGAATTAAATGAAAACGACAACCCATATCCGTCTGACAGTACCATGCGTTTTACTGCTTACTCCACGATGGAAGTGGGGCCGAATGGTGATTTATTTATGGCTCAGCAGAACCTGAGAGCCATTTTCAGTAAAGAATTCGGTAATGACCTGCAGGAAGATGTTTGGGTGGCTTCTTCCTCCGGTAACTTAAAGATTCGTGATTTTGTTTTTGATAACAACGGGTACCTGTGGGTTGTAGGAGCAGACAGTGATCAAATTCACAGATTCAACACGGCTAATAGAAATGAGTCCAAGACTCCCTTTGCAGGAGCACTATCTTCGGTTGCATTTTATAGTAATAACAACGAACTATTTGTGGGTGGAGAAATTGATGGCGGACAAAAAGTTTGGAAATTTACCATTGACGGAGGAGGTAACCTGACACAAGGAGGCCTATATTTTGATTATGGACAGCATTACGAAGGATCTGTTTCAGATATGATATTTGCTTCAAACGGTGAATTAATTATAACAACGGGCAGAGAAATTAATGATGTATCGAAGCCAAGTATGGTAAGAGTATTTCCTGATGGGCGTCATGAAGCTTTCTACGAAGGAATGCTAAAGCCCGGTGCCACAAGTATAACCTGGAGGGATGATGAATTTGCTGTAGTAACCATTCGTGGAGAAGAAAACAGCATTAATTTCCTGGACATGTATGACCGAAGAAGGGCCGGGATTTTCGGATTTTAACTAAAACGATAACCAAAACAATAACCTAATAAGACCTATCGATAAACAGATACAAAGGAGAAATATGATGAAAACGAATAAACTATTAATGGTGCTAAGTTTTATGCTGTTACCGGCATTGGCTTTTGCACAATGGACGCAGGACACAACATTTGTCCCTGATGGAGATGATCTCTTCTTCGAGGTACATGGTGTAGCCGTAGATAATGAAGGCAAAGTTTGGGTTCAGTCATTTTATTCGACTGAAACTATAGTTGTTAACAGAGATCTCGGGGATGACGGGGTGCCAGATACATTAAGTACCCGTGCCATTTACGTTTACAATGCTGATGGTACACCTGCTGATTTCTCACCACTTACCGTATTAGAATGGGAAGATGGAGAAACACCAAATGACACCCTGGGTAGATACTGGGATCCTTCATTAAACGATGGAGCGGGAGGATACGATACCCGATCCGGTCGAGGTATTGAAGCTGATTATGATGGTAATATCATTATTTCTCAGTGGAACGTATTATTCAAACTGAACTCAGATGGTAAAGTATTAGCTAAAGTTGCTCCAGAAATTGGTTCACTTACAGAAGCTTCTACTGACCGAGATGGTAATGTTTACGTTTCTGCTGTAGTAGCAACAGATGCTCCTATCGTTAAGTACGATCCTAATCTCGAGAATCCTGAAGAGATCATTACTCTTACTTCAAGCTTTTCACGTGACTTCCAGGTTTCCCCTGATGGAAACAAAGTCTGGTGGGCTGGATATACCTTAGGGGCTGTGCTGGAATACTCACGTCCGGACGAATTCAGTAGCTTTGGTGCTGTACCAGATACTGTTTTAAGAGGTTATAAAGCAGAAAGCTTCGATCTGCATCCACAAACCTATAACCTGTGGATTGGTTCAGGTTCATTGAATGATGTACCAGCTGAAGGTATTCAACCACAAACCTGGTATGCCTTTGACTATTCTACATTAGGATCTGACGAAACACGATTGGATAGTATCCAATGGGCAGCTGGTGCTGATGTAACAGCTGGTTATGACAACGCACGTCCTCGTGCTCTTGATTTCTCCCCTGATGGTACCATTGCCTATATTGGTTCATTCAGTGCAGGTGAAACAACGGTGGATCTTCAGAAGTTTACCACCGATCAAGTTTATACATCTAACGAAGATGAGAACAAAAATGAGATTCCGGAAGGCTATAGCTTAAGCCAGAACTATCCGAATCCGTTTAACCCAACGACTAACATTGAATATACTATTAACGAGGCCGGACCGGTTACTCTGAAAGTATATGACATGACAGGTCGTGAAGTGGCAACACTTGTAAATACGCGAATGAATGCAGGAGAGCACGTTGTTTCTTTCGATGCTTCTAACCTGTCTTCCGGCGTTTACATTTATTCGCTGCAGGCTAATGGCGTTCGTCTAACGAACAAAATGACTCTGATTAAGTAACAGGCAATAAGCCGATAAAAGGCAGCCTTGTGCTGCCTTTTTTTTTACACCTATGAAAAATGAATATCATGTCGTTTAAAAAATCAATACTACTTTTATTTGCAACTTTACTTGCCGGCAGTACAATTGCTCAACAAAATGAGCCCCCTAAAAAAGAATTCAGAGCCACATGGATGGCAACGGTAATAAACCTGGATTGGCCGGCTTCCGGTGATTTGCCTGTCCGTTTTCAAAAGCAAAGTTTAACCGACCGTTTGGATGACCTTAAAGCGGCGGGAATAAACACCTTATACTTTCAGATAAGAACTGAAGGGGACGCTCTGTATGATTCAGATATTGAACCCTGGTCGAAGTATTTGACCGGAGAAGAAGGCGTTGCACCGGATCCATATTGGGATCCTTTAGAATTTGTAATTGAAGAAGCTCATAAAAGAGGAATGGAACTTCATGCATGGCTGAACCCTTACCGCGCCATGCGTACAATTCCTGATGATTTCACACAAAAGATTTTCAACAATGAAAGCATCGACGAAAGCCTGAAGCCTTTTCTCGGCAGATACTACGATGCGAACTCAAAAAATAAGCTTCCCGGAACTACTGCACGCGATTCTCTGCATGTAGCTAATAAGCATCCGGAGTGGCTGTTTGTAATGAATGACAAAATTGCCATTATGAATCCCGGCCTGCCGGAGGTAATGGAATACAATGTTAAGGTGGTGATGGATGTAGTAAACCGCTACGATGTGGATGGAATCCACTTTGACGATTATTTCTATCCGTACCCTCCCAATCACATGGGCAGTTCCAGTGAGAACGAAGCTCTGGACGACAGCACCTTTGCTCAATATCCGCGGGGTTTTGATAATAAAGACGATTGGAGAAGAAACAATATCGACCTTTTTGTAGAGATGCTTCATGACAGCATCCAGGTTGTAAAACCCTGGGTTAAATTCGGTATCAGTCCCTTTGGAATTTGGAAAAGCGGAATTCCTCAAGGCACGAGTGGGATGGATGCCTACAGCGTTATTTACGGTGATGGTATAGCATGGCTGGAACAACGAACAATTGATTATATAACCCCTCAGTTGTACTGGGCATTTACCCGATTCGGGACGGCCCAGGATTATGGCAAGCTTGCAGACTGGTGGGCAGAACAGGCCGTGGCTAACGATCGCCATATCTATCCGGGGCATGGACTTTATCGTTCCAGCAGCAGTACCTTTTCCAATACCTTGTTTGATGCCGATGAGATTCCCCGTCAAATTCGACATAACAGGAATAATGAAAACATAAGCGGAAGTGTGTTTTTCAGATCCAGCAACATTACCACCTATTCTTCCAAAGGATTTGCGGATTCCCTGAAAACGAACTTCTACAAGTATGCAGCCCTGCAGCCAACCATGGCCTGGAAAGATACAACGGCCCCGAACAGCCCTCAAAACTTGGTGGTAAACAGGGATTCCGAAAAGGAATATGTATTTGAGCTGAGCTGGGATAAGCCGGAAGTTGACGTGCAGACTAAAGTATCTGCTGCCGGGCATGTTGATACGCTGATTAAATACGCGGTTTACCGGGTAGATGCCGGTTCGTCTCCAAATACCGTTGAGGAGATGGAAAGCCCTTATAACCTGGTTGCCGTAACCGGGGAGACGTCATATACCGATATCGCTCCTCCATCCGAAGAAAGTCACTGGTACTTTGTTACAGCTGTGAGCAGAAACAATGTAGAAAGTGAGCCTACAGCCGCTGCCGAAGGTGGAATCGTGGTTTCAAACGAGGAGGTTGAGGAGACACCGGAGCAAATCTCCCTGTCTCAAAACTATCCGAATCCTTTTAACCCGGTAACGCGAATTACCTTCGACTTACCCAATAGCGGCTTTACCACGTTGAAAGTTTTTGACATGCTGGGCAGGCAGGTTACCGAGCTGGTCAGCCGAAATATGACGGCCGGCGAGCACACCGTTAATTTTGATGCCTCCGAACTGTCGTCAGGTATTTATATTTATCAGCTTAACAGGGGTGATGTTTCCTTAACTCGAAAAATGACGCTGATTAAATAATGACCACCCGCAGATCTTTCTTAAGAAACATAGGACTGAGTGCCCTGGGAATGGGCACTTTGTTCAACGGTAAACATTCCGATGAAGATAGCTTTCGAATTGTCCACCTGACCGACCAGCATGTCACCTCTCGCAGGCAAGGACATGAGGGATATAAAAAGTGTATCCAATCCATTAATGCGCTTGATCCTGCCCCTGATTTAGTGTTAATGGGTGGAGATATGGTGTTTGACGGTTTGTACACCGAACTTGAGACTTATCAGGAATCCATACGGCTTTATCGAAGTATCACAGAAGAGCTCAATGTGCCTTATTATCATTGCATTGGAAACCATGATGTGCTCGGCCTCTCTTCCCGACGAAAAGTTCCGAAAGATCATCCAGGCATAGGCCGGAAAATGATTATGAAGGAGCTGGGGATGGAGAAAGATTACTACAGCTTCAATCATAAGGGATGGCATTTTGTAGTGTTGAATTCCATTTTTGAGTTTGAAGGGGAGAACGGCCCGGCCTATAAACCCATGATCGGGGAAGAACAAATGGACTGGCTCCGCCACGATCTTGGCGATCACAAAGACATGCCGGCTATTCTGGTTTCGCATATGCCTGCTTTTTCTCATAAGGGGCAAATCAACAACGATTTTGAGATGATGGCTATGAGTCCTTTCATCTTGCAGGATAATATTGATCTGCGGTATGTTTTAGAGCGTCATAATGTGAAAGCACTGCTGCAGGGGCACACCCATATCAACGAGGATTTTAGATTTAATGATGTTTGGTACACAACGTCTCAGTCTGCTTCTGCTGCATGGTGGGGTGGAAACTGGTTAGGTTTTAAACCCGGATATACGGTATTTGAACTTGGCAAGGAAGACATTTTGAAGTGGTACCCGGTGGAGTACGAATGGGAGCATCAGCTGGAGCCTGATGATACCGTGGAAAGGGAAAGAATACAGACCAGACAACAACTGGAGCAAAGGCAGGATAGCCTTTACCGCGCCGAAATTGAGAACTAAGGTGAGTTTGAGATAAAGAATTCTTCTAACCGTAAGTACATCAGGTCATGATATCCATCTGACGGATCACCCGTCTGATGGATGGTCCGAATGTGCCTGGTAAGCTTAATTACAACGGTCAGACGGGCTTAAAGCCGTCGGACCGGGACGCAAAGGCTTTACAGGATCATTATGTCGAAGTTATTTTAGAATGAAAAACCAAACTGTCATCGCGAGGAGGAGCATATGGTGAATCAGGACTCTTTTGCATGGCGACGAAGCGATCTCCTTGATTTACTTGGGATTATTGATTTAGGGAGATTGCCTGCTCAGTTTAACCAAAACTGTCCTCGAATTACCTGACTTCTACAGCAATGACGAGTGTTTAATATTGAACCACCTTAACTTCTAATTAAGCAATCCCTGTCCGTTTGTTTCAGGATGTATCACTCAATCTAACCTTTATAGCTATGAAGAAACTGATCTTGCTATTAACATTCCTCCTGTGTTCCATCACAAGTTTTGCACAGATAAAATATGACACCCTGAGTGTTCAGCAAATCGGGGATGGCATGTATCATTATACCATTGAAGCTCCTTCCGTTCCGTGGACTTTTGATGTAGTTGAAGTAGATTTGACCCGGCCGGATACCAAACTGGAGACCGTTAAAGCTCAGGATACATTTGGAGGTTATGAACAAACCAGCTCGATGGCCCAGCGAAAATCCTATGAAGGTCATCAGGTTATTGCCGCGGTGAACGGCGACTTTTATGGGGGAGGAAATCCGACCAATGCGCAGGTTATAAAAGGCGAGATCATAAAAAAGCCCATCAGCAGAGATGTATTTGGATATACTAAAGAAAAAAAGGTGTTCATAAATCCTACCACTTATACCGGAAAGCTATTTCAGGGTGGAAATGAATATGATATCACGGGTGTAAATCAGAGCAGAACAACGGACGCTTTAGTCTATTACAATCACTACTACGGAGCTTCAACAGGAACCAATGAGTTTGGAACAGAGCTTATTCTAACCGCTCTGGATGAATGGGTGGTTAATGGGGAAGTAAAAGCCGTGGTGAAAGAGAAAACAACCTCGGGAGATGCTGCACTTTCAGATTCAACCTTTGTTTTATCCGGTCACGGAACTTCTAAAACTATACTGGACGGCTTTGAAGTAGGAGATACCGTAGTTGTGCATCACCAACTGATGCCCGGTTTCGATGATATCAAAGAAGTTGTAGGCGGACGCGGGAAATTTCTGAATGATGGAAATAATGAGGGCGACTGGCCGGAGCGACATCCCCGTACGGCAGTAGGTTTTAATGCTGATTCAACAAAACTATATTTGCTGACGGTAGATGGCCGGCAAAGTACCAGTGCCGGTATGACCCTGACGGAAATGGGCGAGTTCATGAAAAGATTCGGAGTGCAAAATGCTTTGAATCTTGATGGCGGCGGTTCTACAACTATGGTTGTTCATAATCAGGTAGTCAATGATCCCTCTGACGGAAGCGGAGAACGCGCGGTGGCAAATGCATTGATGGTGATTTCATCAAAGCAGAAAACGGGAGAACTGGAGCATTTAAAGCTCGATCCCACATTCAAAAAATTATACAGGGGCAATACGTTTACGTTTACAGCCCGGGGAAGCGATGAGAACTACTATCCGGTTGAGCTCGACCCTCAAAAACTGAGCTTTAGCCTGAGCGAGAACTTTACTGCGACCATTGATAGTGAAGGCAATTTTACTGCCGGAAATTCCCCGGATACCGGTTATGTCTATGTGGATTATGAAGGCATGAAAGACACGGCGATGGTGATCGTGAAAGGAATTACCGAGTTCTCCCTTTTCCCTAAATATGCAGTTACTGACAGTTCCTACGAGTTCAGCTTTTTCAATGAGTCCTTTGATTTTGACGGACAAAAACGTGGGGTAAGTAATACAGATATCAGCTGGCAGGTGGGTAGCGAGGAAGTAGGAGAGGTGATTGACGGAACGTTTATTGGTAAAACAGAAGGTACCACGCCCGTCATCGGAACCTATGATGGTATTTCTGATACGGTTGAAGTTGAGGTGCAAATCGGGGGAGGAATTGAAACCGTCAGCGGGTTTGAGGATCTTGAAGGCTGGTCGCTGAGCGGAGAAAATTTAGATCTTCAAAACTCTGAACTCACCGTGGTTGACAGCACGTTTACCGAAGGATCCCACTCCGTTCGTCTGGATTATGAGTTTGTGTACGACAACGATCCGGAAGTATGGGCATACCTTGAAACGGATATTCCGGTATTTGGGGTGCCGGATTCCATCAACCTTGATGCAAGATCCGATGGTAAAAGGCATTTAATTGAACTTGAACTTGCAGATAACAACGATGAATTGTTTACCGTCCGCGTTAAAAAATGGGCCGAAAACACCGAGTTTGACATCTATCCGGCACTAACAAGTGATATTACCCCGGTTGATCCATTTAGCAGTTTCTATTATCCCATCACCATAAAAAAGATAGGCATCAAGCTGGCCTCTGATCAGCAAAGCGGTGAACGATATTCCGGAGCCATTTTTCTGGATAATCTCGAGATAGTATATCCCAACCGCACAGTAGTGTCTAATGAAAGAACGGGAGATGCTGAAGTTCCGAATGAACTTTCTTTGAATCAGAATTATCCAAATCCGTTTAATCCTACCACCAATATTTCTTTCCGCATTCCAAATGCGAGCCGGGTAGATCTTGATGTGTATGATGTGCTTGGCAGAAAGGTAGCTTCTTTAGTGGATCGAAGGCTTAGTGCAGGGAATCACACCGTTAGTTTTGACGCCGGAAAACTATCCTCCGGATTATACCTCTAC
The nucleotide sequence above comes from Gracilimonas sp.. Encoded proteins:
- a CDS encoding IPT/TIG domain-containing protein, with the translated sequence MKFRKINRLVLLAVLATGLISCKEGNSVYDPGYEPSKPNPVVTNITPENGYLAGVDSVIIIGENFASHPDSVIVNFGGSAGVVKSATETRLVVRPGTIWGDNLDVRVGVRGAEFFSEPYQYDLIQPFGFYPGVDESNTPTSPVAVDAQNNIYTIINTNGIIRYTRISPDGTITTDMTRYPGELNENDNPYPSDSTMRFTAYSTMEVGPNGDLFMAQQNLRAIFSKEFGNDLQEDVWVASSSGNLKIRDFVFDNNGYLWVVGADSDQIHRFNTANRNESKTPFAGALSSVAFYSNNNELFVGGEIDGGQKVWKFTIDGGGNLTQGGLYFDYGQHYEGSVSDMIFASNGELIITTGREINDVSKPSMVRVFPDGRHEAFYEGMLKPGATSITWRDDEFAVVTIRGEENSINFLDMYDRRRAGIFGF
- a CDS encoding T9SS type A sorting domain-containing protein; this encodes MMKTNKLLMVLSFMLLPALAFAQWTQDTTFVPDGDDLFFEVHGVAVDNEGKVWVQSFYSTETIVVNRDLGDDGVPDTLSTRAIYVYNADGTPADFSPLTVLEWEDGETPNDTLGRYWDPSLNDGAGGYDTRSGRGIEADYDGNIIISQWNVLFKLNSDGKVLAKVAPEIGSLTEASTDRDGNVYVSAVVATDAPIVKYDPNLENPEEIITLTSSFSRDFQVSPDGNKVWWAGYTLGAVLEYSRPDEFSSFGAVPDTVLRGYKAESFDLHPQTYNLWIGSGSLNDVPAEGIQPQTWYAFDYSTLGSDETRLDSIQWAAGADVTAGYDNARPRALDFSPDGTIAYIGSFSAGETTVDLQKFTTDQVYTSNEDENKNEIPEGYSLSQNYPNPFNPTTNIEYTINEAGPVTLKVYDMTGREVATLVNTRMNAGEHVVSFDASNLSSGVYIYSLQANGVRLTNKMTLIK
- a CDS encoding family 10 glycosylhydrolase; amino-acid sequence: MSFKKSILLLFATLLAGSTIAQQNEPPKKEFRATWMATVINLDWPASGDLPVRFQKQSLTDRLDDLKAAGINTLYFQIRTEGDALYDSDIEPWSKYLTGEEGVAPDPYWDPLEFVIEEAHKRGMELHAWLNPYRAMRTIPDDFTQKIFNNESIDESLKPFLGRYYDANSKNKLPGTTARDSLHVANKHPEWLFVMNDKIAIMNPGLPEVMEYNVKVVMDVVNRYDVDGIHFDDYFYPYPPNHMGSSSENEALDDSTFAQYPRGFDNKDDWRRNNIDLFVEMLHDSIQVVKPWVKFGISPFGIWKSGIPQGTSGMDAYSVIYGDGIAWLEQRTIDYITPQLYWAFTRFGTAQDYGKLADWWAEQAVANDRHIYPGHGLYRSSSSTFSNTLFDADEIPRQIRHNRNNENISGSVFFRSSNITTYSSKGFADSLKTNFYKYAALQPTMAWKDTTAPNSPQNLVVNRDSEKEYVFELSWDKPEVDVQTKVSAAGHVDTLIKYAVYRVDAGSSPNTVEEMESPYNLVAVTGETSYTDIAPPSEESHWYFVTAVSRNNVESEPTAAAEGGIVVSNEEVEETPEQISLSQNYPNPFNPVTRITFDLPNSGFTTLKVFDMLGRQVTELVSRNMTAGEHTVNFDASELSSGIYIYQLNRGDVSLTRKMTLIK
- a CDS encoding metallophosphoesterase: MTTRRSFLRNIGLSALGMGTLFNGKHSDEDSFRIVHLTDQHVTSRRQGHEGYKKCIQSINALDPAPDLVLMGGDMVFDGLYTELETYQESIRLYRSITEELNVPYYHCIGNHDVLGLSSRRKVPKDHPGIGRKMIMKELGMEKDYYSFNHKGWHFVVLNSIFEFEGENGPAYKPMIGEEQMDWLRHDLGDHKDMPAILVSHMPAFSHKGQINNDFEMMAMSPFILQDNIDLRYVLERHNVKALLQGHTHINEDFRFNDVWYTTSQSASAAWWGGNWLGFKPGYTVFELGKEDILKWYPVEYEWEHQLEPDDTVERERIQTRQQLEQRQDSLYRAEIEN